The following proteins come from a genomic window of Bos mutus isolate GX-2022 chromosome 23, NWIPB_WYAK_1.1, whole genome shotgun sequence:
- the EEF1E1 gene encoding eukaryotic translation elongation factor 1 epsilon-1 isoform X1 produces MAAAAELTLLEKSLGLSKGNKYSAQGERQIPVLQTNNGPSLTGLTTIAAHLVKQANKEYLLGSTAEEKAVVQQWLEYRVTRVDGHSSKDDIHTVLKDLNSYLEDKVYLTGYNFTLADILLYYGLHRFIVDLTVQEKEKYLNVSRWFCHIQHCPGIRQHLSSVVFIKNRLYTNSQ; encoded by the exons ATGGCGGCGGCCGCGGAGCTGACGCTGCTGGAGAAGTCTCTGGGGCTGAGTAAAGGGAACAAGTACAGCGCTCAGGGCGAGCGCCAG aTTCCAGTTCTTCAGACAAACAATGGTCCGAGTCTAACGGGACTGACTACCATAGCAGCTCACCTAGTCAAGCAGGCCAACAAGGAGTATTTGCTGGGGAGCACGGCAGAGGAGAAAGCCGTGGTTCAGCAGTGGTTAGAGTACAGGGTAACTCGAGTGGACGGACACTCCAGTAAAGATGACATCCACACGGTCCTGAAG gaTCTTAATTCATATCTTGAAGATAAAGTCTACCTTACAGGATATAACTTCACATTAGCAGATATCCTATTATATTATGGGCTTCATCGCTTTATT GTTGACCTGACAGTtcaagagaaggagaaatatcttaACGTGTCGCGCTGGTTTTGTCACATTCAGCACTGTCCAGGGATTAGGCAGCATCTGTCTAGTGTTGTCTTCATCAAGAACAGACTATATACTAACTCCCAGTAG
- the EEF1E1 gene encoding eukaryotic translation elongation factor 1 epsilon-1 isoform X2: MAAAAELTLLEKSLGLSKGNKYSAQGERQIPVLQTNNGPSLTGLTTIAAHLVKQANKEYLLGSTAEEKAVVQQWLEYRVTRVDGHSSKDDIHTVLKDLNSYLEDKVYLTGYNFTLADILLYYGLHRFIAGYIGAGNTFSRNRPHRRSLCCDRVALWC; this comes from the exons ATGGCGGCGGCCGCGGAGCTGACGCTGCTGGAGAAGTCTCTGGGGCTGAGTAAAGGGAACAAGTACAGCGCTCAGGGCGAGCGCCAG aTTCCAGTTCTTCAGACAAACAATGGTCCGAGTCTAACGGGACTGACTACCATAGCAGCTCACCTAGTCAAGCAGGCCAACAAGGAGTATTTGCTGGGGAGCACGGCAGAGGAGAAAGCCGTGGTTCAGCAGTGGTTAGAGTACAGGGTAACTCGAGTGGACGGACACTCCAGTAAAGATGACATCCACACGGTCCTGAAG gaTCTTAATTCATATCTTGAAGATAAAGTCTACCTTACAGGATATAACTTCACATTAGCAGATATCCTATTATATTATGGGCTTCATCGCTTTATT GCAGGTTACATCGGAGCAGGAAACACCTTCTCAAGGAACAGGCCTCACAGACGGAGCCTGTGCTGTGACCGTGTTGCCCTGTGGTGTTGA